The following proteins are co-located in the Heteronotia binoei isolate CCM8104 ecotype False Entrance Well chromosome 8, APGP_CSIRO_Hbin_v1, whole genome shotgun sequence genome:
- the UCN3 gene encoding urocortin-3, producing the protein MAHPKLLLLLLLLLAARTGLNLKLSEAESIFSCLNEALSEARKASAEENSLLEKRSSKFSPGEDTSSEDNSEEDKEKRTFPAVTRYKYLAQAQGKGKVYQGQAKSDRRTKFTLSLDVPTNIMNILFDIAKAKNLRAKAAANAHLMAQIGRRK; encoded by the coding sequence ATGGCGCACCCCAAGCTCTTGctccttctgctgctgctcttggCCGCCAGGACAGGCCTCAACCTCAAGCTGTCCGAGGCCGAGTCCATCTTCAGCTGCCTCAACGAGGCCCTCTCGGAGGCCCGGAAAGCCTCGGCTGAGGAGAACTCCCTGCTGGAGAAGAGGAGCTCCAAGTTCTCGCCGGGGGAGGACACCTCCTCGGAAGACAACAgcgaggaggacaaggagaaaaGGACGTTCCCGGCCGTCACCCGCTACAAATACCTGGCCCAGGCCCAGGGGAAGGGCAAAGTGTACCAAGGGCAGGCCAAGAGCGACCGGCGCACCAAGTTCACCCTCTCCCTCGACGTCCCCACCAACATCATGAACATCCTCTTTGACATCGCCAAGGCCAAGAACCTGAGGGCCAAGGCGGCCGCCAACGCCCACCTCATGGCCCAGATCGGTCGGAGGAAGTGA